The sequence GGTCTCGTGCGGGTCGCCGGGGCGGGGGGCCGGGTGGACCCGGATGTAGCGGGAGCTGGCGAACACCGTCCGCCAGTTCTCCTGGTGGCCGAGCAGCCGGTACCAGACGTCGCCGGCCTGGGTGCGGTGCCGGCACAGGGCCCGCCAGGCCTGCCCGGCCACCGCCGAGGTGTCGACCGTGCAGGTGAACTGCTCGTCGGGGGTGCCCTTGGCCCCATAGGGGTCGTCCGCGCCGGGCAGGTCGAAGCCGCTGGCCCGGCCCAGCGCCCGCCAGCCGGTCATGTCGGAGACGGGGGCGCCCCAGTAGTAGAAGCGGGGCTCGCGCTCCCGCGGCCCGGCCGCGTACGCGCCGAAGGCGGCCTGGGTGGCGGCCGACACGGCCATGTGGTCGGGGTGGGCGGTGACCCCGGCCGGCTCCATGGTCACGACCACGTCGGGCTGCTCGCGCTCCAGGAACCCGTGGACCTCCCTGGCCAGGGCGTCCCGGTCGGCCTGC is a genomic window of Actinomycetota bacterium containing:
- a CDS encoding PIG-L family deacetylase; its protein translation is MARPLTVAGIFAHPDDETWSLAGSFALLVPKGVRGAVWTATRGQAGQIAEGTGATRETLAEVREAEERAAMAVVGVERVFFGDLVDGEVEQADRDALAREVHGFLEREQPDVVVTMEPAGVTAHPDHMAVSAATQAAFGAYAAGPREREPRFYYWGAPVSDMTGWRALGRASGFDLPGADDPYGAKGTPDEQFTCTVDTSAVAGQAWRALCRHRTQAGDVWYRLLGHQENWRTVFASSRYIRVHPAPRPGDPHETSLVEAFGGSGGLMERSGSPPAEQANG